The proteins below come from a single Cupriavidus pauculus genomic window:
- a CDS encoding alkaline phosphatase family protein: MHKNTPYRHLAQSPKVRTALTALAAASLLAACGGDDSTSASNGTPGGGTTPASVTVQGSVVGAAMKTPTGMAASSAAGVDYAKSTTGDDVDLKPTAIAYGNATVCADINGNGACDQGEPSTTTALDGTFRLTVPQSVTGTSLLATVGTTTTFADPNQNGRNTAVARKMILRSAPDQSLNGANVTISPLTTEVARLMQAEELTYADATARLAGRLSFNNDTAQATDVTVKAADVVASAGTVADANARKALLTEANALANRFALASTMLDRGYASDAKTDPVTTLAAAQDAAFNPEGIPRYDHLFVVIFENHSNQSIDSPSYPNLYRYLNQEGNKAANYFSTGNPSEPNYISLASADDWGVSDDSPWNCLPTGNTADAPTDAFVPLNACTNTAIHNLKNRRNLFTATYKAGLSTRVYSESMDPGQDPRKDGAGNAAIMGANTSNGTNTLEPMISSLYKTKHHPAVNFDDVRNRPDFFKNLTRSVGGGQWDSAIDTYAKANNITWNTHQFEDDLKSGDVGALNYIVPDQCDDMHATGSAVANCTGGTAIISRGDLYAKYLVEKIQASPVWKNPNKRSAIVMIFDEGSSFFGSSSCCGWNVGGLQSSGVPLGESNTTPVPTYSKSNRGDGPTIFGVLTNQAGAPKQVVDSDSYSHFSFVRTMQDMFALADPGVNTSYMNRSKYTEKFIADNLANLAEYSGSGDTHFDAVRPMNHKYVTKAGDRVSGGATAGAGGSGSFNNGNLASGPDSTQTNIFALR; the protein is encoded by the coding sequence ATGCACAAGAACACGCCATATCGTCACCTGGCTCAATCCCCCAAGGTCCGCACCGCTCTCACCGCACTGGCAGCGGCATCGCTGCTCGCCGCCTGCGGTGGCGACGATTCCACGAGCGCCAGCAACGGCACGCCCGGCGGCGGTACCACGCCGGCCTCGGTCACGGTACAGGGCAGCGTCGTCGGCGCGGCCATGAAGACCCCGACCGGCATGGCCGCATCGAGCGCCGCGGGCGTCGACTACGCGAAGTCCACGACCGGTGACGACGTCGATCTGAAGCCGACGGCCATCGCGTACGGCAATGCCACCGTCTGCGCCGATATCAACGGCAACGGCGCCTGCGATCAGGGCGAACCCAGCACGACCACCGCGCTCGACGGCACGTTCCGCCTGACCGTGCCGCAAAGCGTGACGGGCACGAGCCTCCTCGCCACGGTCGGCACGACCACCACGTTCGCCGATCCGAACCAGAATGGCAGGAACACGGCCGTCGCGAGAAAAATGATTCTGCGCAGCGCGCCGGACCAGTCGCTGAACGGCGCGAACGTCACCATCAGTCCGCTGACGACCGAAGTTGCGCGCCTGATGCAGGCCGAAGAGCTGACCTATGCCGACGCCACCGCGCGCCTGGCTGGCCGCCTGAGCTTCAACAACGACACGGCGCAAGCCACGGACGTCACGGTCAAGGCCGCGGACGTGGTCGCCAGCGCCGGCACCGTTGCCGACGCCAACGCCAGGAAGGCACTGCTGACCGAAGCCAACGCGCTGGCCAACCGCTTCGCGCTCGCCAGCACGATGCTGGACCGCGGCTATGCGTCGGACGCCAAGACCGATCCGGTCACCACACTGGCCGCCGCGCAGGACGCCGCGTTCAACCCGGAAGGCATTCCGCGCTATGACCACCTGTTCGTGGTGATTTTCGAGAACCACAGCAACCAGTCGATCGACAGCCCGTCGTACCCGAACCTGTATCGCTACCTGAACCAGGAAGGCAACAAGGCGGCCAACTACTTCTCCACGGGCAACCCGAGCGAGCCGAACTACATCTCGCTGGCCAGCGCCGACGACTGGGGCGTGTCCGATGACAGCCCGTGGAACTGCCTGCCCACGGGCAACACCGCCGACGCGCCGACCGACGCCTTCGTGCCGCTGAACGCCTGCACGAACACCGCGATCCATAACCTGAAGAACCGTCGCAACCTGTTCACCGCGACGTACAAGGCCGGCCTCTCGACGCGCGTCTACAGCGAGTCGATGGACCCGGGCCAGGATCCGCGCAAGGACGGCGCCGGCAACGCGGCCATCATGGGCGCGAACACGAGCAACGGCACCAATACGCTGGAGCCGATGATCAGCAGCCTGTACAAGACCAAGCACCACCCGGCCGTGAACTTCGACGACGTGCGCAACCGTCCCGACTTCTTCAAGAACCTGACGCGCTCGGTGGGCGGCGGTCAGTGGGACTCGGCCATCGACACGTACGCGAAGGCCAACAACATCACGTGGAACACGCATCAGTTCGAGGATGACCTGAAGAGCGGCGATGTGGGCGCGCTGAACTACATCGTGCCCGATCAGTGCGACGACATGCATGCCACCGGCTCGGCCGTGGCGAACTGCACGGGCGGCACGGCCATCATCAGCCGCGGCGACCTGTACGCCAAGTACCTGGTCGAGAAGATCCAGGCATCGCCGGTGTGGAAGAACCCGAACAAGCGCTCGGCCATCGTGATGATCTTCGACGAAGGCTCGAGCTTCTTCGGCAGCTCGTCGTGCTGCGGCTGGAATGTGGGTGGCCTGCAATCGTCGGGCGTGCCGCTCGGCGAGAGCAACACCACGCCCGTTCCGACCTATTCGAAGTCCAACCGCGGCGACGGCCCGACCATCTTCGGCGTGCTGACGAACCAGGCTGGCGCACCGAAACAGGTCGTGGATTCGGACTCGTACAGCCACTTCTCGTTCGTGCGCACCATGCAGGACATGTTCGCACTGGCCGATCCGGGCGTGAACACGTCGTATATGAACCGCTCGAAGTACACCGAGAAGTTCATCGCCGACAACCTCGCGAACCTGGCCGAGTACTCGGGCAGCGGCGATACGCACTTCGATGCGGTACGTCCGATGAACCACAAGTACGTGACGAAGGCGGGCGACCGCGTCTCCGGTGGCGCCACGGCCGGTGCCGGCGGTAGCGGCAGCTTCAACAACGGCAATCTGGCTTCGGGTCCGGACAGCACGCAGACCAACATCTTCGCGCTGCGTTGA
- a CDS encoding 2OG-Fe(II) oxygenase produces the protein MTTQQTTIHFSDALGDWIARSLGAGHTPGDIVDALAAQQFDAGIAGQLVAAIARAQRDGLPMPRGALNVAMPVAAGPVAAGDGPRIGKGPVIATTDRDVRVVSRMEKPLIAVLEGVLSGDECEALVAMARPRLTPSTTVDPSTGFDMVSGNRTSEGMFFRLEENPLVARIDRRISALMGMPVENGEGLQVLRYAEGARSAPHFDFLMPSNAANQASIARSGQRVSTLVIYLNDVAGGGDTVFPEVGFGVVPRRGNAVYFEYCDARNQLDARTLHAGSQVTAGEKWVVTKWMRQRRFVPAGMAGGM, from the coding sequence ATGACCACCCAGCAGACCACCATTCACTTCTCGGACGCGCTCGGCGACTGGATCGCGCGCAGCCTCGGCGCGGGCCACACCCCTGGCGATATCGTGGATGCGCTGGCCGCGCAGCAGTTCGACGCGGGCATTGCGGGACAGCTCGTCGCCGCCATCGCCCGCGCGCAGCGGGATGGCTTGCCGATGCCGCGTGGCGCTTTGAATGTGGCCATGCCCGTGGCCGCGGGCCCGGTAGCTGCCGGCGACGGCCCGCGCATCGGCAAGGGGCCCGTCATCGCGACGACGGACCGCGACGTGCGCGTGGTGTCGCGCATGGAAAAGCCTCTGATCGCCGTGCTCGAGGGCGTGCTGAGCGGCGACGAATGCGAGGCGTTGGTGGCGATGGCGAGGCCGCGCCTCACGCCGTCCACCACCGTCGATCCTTCCACGGGTTTCGATATGGTCAGCGGCAACCGCACGAGCGAGGGCATGTTTTTTCGGCTCGAGGAGAACCCGCTGGTCGCGCGGATCGATCGCCGGATCTCGGCGCTGATGGGGATGCCCGTGGAGAACGGCGAAGGGCTGCAGGTGCTGCGCTATGCGGAAGGCGCCCGCAGCGCGCCGCACTTCGACTTCCTGATGCCGAGCAACGCCGCCAACCAGGCGTCGATCGCGCGCAGCGGCCAGCGCGTGAGCACGCTGGTGATCTATCTCAACGACGTCGCGGGTGGCGGAGATACGGTATTCCCCGAGGTCGGCTTCGGCGTGGTGCCCCGGCGAGGCAATGCGGTCTATTTCGAGTACTGCGACGCCCGCAACCAGCTCGATGCGCGGACGCTGCACGCGGGGTCGCAGGTCACGGCTGGCGAGAAATGGGTGGTGACGAAATGGATGCGGCAGCGGCGTTTCGTGCCGGCGGGAATGGCGGGCGGGATGTGA
- the treF gene encoding alpha,alpha-trehalase TreF: MQNNNPVGHPSGTAPRHAHCHSLAPSITHLPCPEPRTLHGCASADAVSPAERYAELFVDVQSSGLFADSKTFPDCAPLEPPDVILARYREQRDGADFSLQRFVEAHFAREQLPDDHYESDPNSSLREHIDDLWPILTREPSEHPPLCSLLPLPKPYVVPGGRFRELYYWDSYFTMLGLSASGRYDLMRAMADNFAYLLDTYGLIPNGTRTYYLSRSQPPVFTLMVDLFEVHGIEDALAYLPQLQREYAFWMDGVSILRPGSAHRRVVMLPDGRILNRYWDDRAHPREEAYLEDIETARRSGRPAHLVFRDLRAAAESGWDFSSRWCDALDADGATCADLTTIRTTSILPVDLNALLWHAERNLAELSAAAGDAIAATRYKDAAARRAEAMNMTMWDDATGTFLDVDWLRGERRPQLSAATLMPLFVQLANPEQAARVAEAVAVRLLEDGGLATTASQSGQQWDRPNGWAPLQWIGVVGLRHYGHDALADDIASRWLATVASLYTREFKLVEKYRLQRHSDGAEGGSGGEYPLQDGFGWTNGVVSALLQHYPDHPAVDSRAGHPDSNG, from the coding sequence ATGCAGAACAATAATCCCGTAGGGCATCCATCCGGCACCGCGCCGCGCCACGCGCATTGCCATTCGCTTGCACCATCGATCACGCACCTGCCGTGCCCCGAACCCCGCACACTCCACGGCTGCGCCTCGGCGGACGCGGTATCGCCCGCGGAACGTTATGCCGAGCTGTTCGTCGATGTCCAGTCGAGCGGGCTGTTTGCCGACAGCAAGACGTTTCCGGACTGCGCCCCGCTCGAACCGCCCGATGTCATCCTCGCGCGCTACCGCGAGCAACGCGATGGGGCGGACTTCTCGCTGCAGCGCTTTGTCGAAGCACATTTCGCGCGCGAGCAACTGCCCGACGACCATTACGAATCGGACCCGAACAGCTCGCTGCGCGAGCATATCGATGATCTCTGGCCGATCCTGACGCGCGAGCCGAGCGAGCATCCGCCCCTGTGCTCGCTGCTGCCGCTGCCGAAGCCCTACGTCGTTCCCGGCGGACGCTTCCGCGAGCTCTATTACTGGGACTCGTACTTCACGATGCTGGGCCTGTCCGCGAGCGGCCGTTACGACCTCATGCGCGCGATGGCGGACAACTTCGCATATCTGCTCGACACGTACGGCCTGATTCCCAACGGCACGCGCACCTATTACCTGAGCCGATCGCAGCCGCCGGTGTTCACGCTGATGGTCGATCTGTTCGAGGTCCACGGCATCGAGGACGCACTCGCCTATCTGCCGCAGCTGCAGCGCGAATATGCGTTCTGGATGGATGGCGTGTCGATCCTGCGGCCCGGCTCCGCGCATCGCCGCGTGGTGATGCTGCCCGATGGACGCATCCTCAATCGCTACTGGGACGATCGCGCGCATCCGCGCGAGGAAGCCTATCTGGAGGACATCGAGACCGCGCGGCGCAGCGGACGGCCGGCGCACCTCGTGTTCCGCGACCTGCGCGCCGCGGCGGAATCGGGCTGGGACTTCAGTTCGCGCTGGTGCGACGCGCTGGATGCCGACGGAGCGACCTGCGCCGATCTCACGACGATCCGCACGACATCGATCCTGCCCGTCGATCTCAACGCGCTGCTATGGCACGCCGAGCGCAACCTCGCCGAACTCTCGGCCGCCGCCGGCGATGCCATTGCCGCCACGCGCTACAAGGATGCCGCTGCCCGTCGCGCCGAGGCGATGAACATGACGATGTGGGACGACGCGACCGGGACGTTCCTCGACGTGGACTGGCTCCGCGGCGAACGCCGGCCACAGCTTTCGGCGGCCACGCTGATGCCGCTGTTCGTGCAGCTGGCCAACCCGGAACAGGCCGCGCGCGTGGCCGAGGCGGTGGCCGTGCGGCTGCTCGAGGACGGCGGGCTGGCGACGACCGCCTCCCAGTCCGGCCAGCAGTGGGATCGGCCCAATGGCTGGGCGCCGCTCCAGTGGATCGGTGTGGTCGGGCTGCGTCACTATGGCCACGACGCGCTGGCCGACGACATCGCCAGCCGCTGGCTCGCGACGGTCGCCAGCCTGTACACGCGGGAATTCAAGCTGGTGGAGAAATACCGGCTCCAGCGGCACAGCGATGGTGCCGAGGGGGGCAGCGGGGGCGAGTATCCGTTGCAGGATGGCTTCGGCTGGACCAACGGTGTTGTGAGCGCGCTACTGCAGCATTATCCCGACCATCCGGCCGTGGACAGCCGCGCCGGGCATCCCGACAGCAACGGCTGA
- a CDS encoding SDR family NAD(P)-dependent oxidoreductase — MRLQGRTALITGAAAGIGQAIALRLAQEGADIVVAAHHDNAQSRQVIEQLAQTGRRAFLVSGDVGKVADARAMVEAGVQAAGRLDILVNNAGVEVRAPFSDVSEADYDRVLDTNLKGPFFLTQAFVRHLQQAGQSGGRIINISSVHEELPFPHFTSYCASKGGLRMMMRNLAIELAPLGITVNNIAPGAIETPINRNLMSDPKELDALLRNIPLGRLGQPNDVAGLAAFLASDDAAYMTGTTLFVDGGLLWNYAEQ; from the coding sequence ATGCGACTGCAGGGCAGGACTGCACTTATCACGGGCGCCGCGGCAGGAATCGGCCAGGCGATCGCACTGCGGCTCGCGCAGGAAGGCGCGGACATCGTGGTCGCCGCGCATCATGACAACGCGCAATCGCGGCAGGTCATCGAGCAACTCGCGCAAACCGGGCGCCGCGCGTTTCTGGTCAGTGGCGATGTGGGCAAGGTGGCCGACGCCCGTGCCATGGTCGAGGCAGGCGTGCAGGCGGCCGGCCGGCTCGACATCCTCGTGAACAACGCCGGCGTCGAAGTCCGCGCGCCGTTCTCCGACGTGTCCGAGGCCGATTACGATCGCGTGCTCGACACGAACCTCAAGGGACCGTTTTTCCTGACGCAGGCATTCGTCAGGCATCTGCAGCAGGCAGGCCAGTCCGGCGGCCGCATCATCAATATCAGTTCGGTGCACGAGGAACTGCCGTTCCCGCACTTTACGAGCTACTGCGCCAGCAAGGGCGGCCTTCGCATGATGATGCGCAACCTCGCGATCGAGCTCGCTCCGCTAGGCATCACGGTCAACAATATCGCGCCCGGCGCCATCGAAACGCCGATCAACCGCAACCTGATGTCGGATCCGAAAGAACTCGATGCGCTGCTGCGCAACATCCCGCTCGGCCGACTTGGCCAGCCCAACGATGTCGCGGGCCTGGCCGCCTTCCTCGCCAGCGACGACGCGGCCTATATGACTGGCACCACGTTGTTCGTCGATGGCGGCCTGCTCTGGAACTATGCAGAACAATAA
- a CDS encoding shikimate kinase: protein MGAGKTTIGRAVARRLERPFFDTDHEIESRCGVRIPTIFEVEGEEGFRRRETRMLDELTRQRGIVLATGGGAVLREENREMLRTRGRVVYLDASLAEVWRRTRRNRNRPLLQGENPRARIEALYRAREPIYRELAHLVMPAHQGSVEQAATMVLRLLGLEPPGPTPCGFG, encoded by the coding sequence ATGGGCGCCGGCAAGACCACCATCGGCCGTGCGGTGGCGCGCCGGCTCGAACGGCCGTTTTTCGATACCGATCACGAGATCGAGTCGCGTTGCGGCGTGCGCATTCCCACGATCTTCGAGGTCGAGGGCGAAGAAGGGTTTCGGCGCCGCGAAACCCGGATGCTCGACGAACTGACGCGGCAGCGCGGCATCGTGCTCGCGACCGGCGGCGGCGCGGTGTTACGGGAAGAGAATCGCGAAATGCTGCGCACGCGCGGGCGCGTGGTCTACCTCGATGCCTCGCTGGCCGAGGTCTGGCGCCGCACGCGGCGCAACCGCAATCGTCCATTGCTGCAGGGCGAGAATCCCCGCGCGCGCATCGAGGCGCTGTACCGCGCGCGCGAACCCATCTATCGTGAACTGGCGCACCTCGTGATGCCCGCCCACCAGGGCAGCGTCGAACAGGCCGCGACCATGGTGCTGCGGCTGCTGGGGCTGGAGCCGCCCGGCCCCACGCCGTGCGGCTTTGGCTGA
- a CDS encoding tannase/feruloyl esterase family alpha/beta hydrolase, whose translation MTTGTSGQRRYALLAAAFAATLLLGACGGGDDAPATGSTTPPPAGGNPSDPGNPGTGTGNPPPALSAQEACAALASVAVGPSQIALATGGAKVTAATLIAADATGNKLGEYCQVRGAIAPVDAASQSINFAVNLPTQWNGKGIQFGGGGFDGTLIDGTETVRFALPDDPAPLSRGYATWGDDSGHQSTSITDGRFATNDEQLRNYGGDTLKKTHDVALALIQQRYGKAPTRAYFLGTSTGGRDALSYIQRWPTDYTGVIANEPALNYTGTRLSNVALGRALYLNGGAGWLNLNKTLLVQNAVMSACDTLDGVADKVISNVEGCRLSSMQVLQSLQCPGGTDTGDTCLSLAQIATVKVIEQPLQLTYPLANGVTVAGGYNILEGALVAGPFTTRDLGTRAVPGNPATTADANMYVTGDQWTKYFVTRNATFDTLTFDPASPGSWTSRVQDVSAQTDATNPNIAPFLSNGGRLILLHGLADEVISPNSTIAWFKAVTTTVGQAAVDQGIRFYTVPGMGHGTGSFVPAWNSLTALENWVEMGVAPGTMQVMDTNAGTYGRTRPLCQYPAWPKFKGAGSADAAINYTCEGASGAVQACLNMPTVATTWKGGNTNGEELSVRIDPATLRYTVTIDASLQRPAATVRTGQLTLQSGCTYNSDENGARFTLTGGGVLAGGVAPASGGGFLPLVAFQNTTSDYKAVADIYNVNGILNTGGTVSVVNGSARMRSSAATWQTCKDPVNGYIVYDAACATTTKGYIAWNASRNAFDAFDTGATTGTTGGTAIGSVVGGLVNGTPVPLILTRSATSFGMSVYAKQTATAVGSADGNFRMMSTDGSQFASQLAGTSITRDGTAGTLTYNQPVLGVMTAGGGVAATYLNNGGLLFGSFGNKFEIGLLN comes from the coding sequence ATGACCACCGGAACATCCGGCCAGCGGCGCTATGCGTTGCTGGCAGCCGCTTTCGCGGCGACCCTGTTGCTCGGTGCCTGCGGCGGCGGCGACGACGCGCCCGCCACGGGCTCGACCACGCCGCCGCCCGCGGGCGGTAATCCGTCCGACCCGGGCAACCCCGGTACCGGCACCGGCAATCCGCCGCCGGCGCTCAGCGCGCAGGAAGCCTGTGCCGCGCTGGCCAGCGTCGCGGTCGGTCCCTCCCAGATCGCGCTCGCCACGGGCGGCGCCAAGGTAACGGCCGCCACGCTCATCGCGGCCGATGCCACCGGCAACAAGCTCGGCGAATACTGCCAGGTGCGTGGCGCGATCGCGCCCGTGGACGCCGCCTCGCAGAGCATCAACTTCGCGGTCAACCTGCCGACGCAGTGGAACGGCAAGGGCATCCAGTTCGGCGGCGGCGGTTTCGACGGCACGCTGATCGACGGTACCGAGACCGTGCGCTTCGCGCTGCCGGACGATCCCGCGCCGCTTTCGCGCGGCTACGCGACATGGGGCGACGACTCGGGCCACCAGAGCACGAGCATCACCGATGGCCGCTTCGCGACCAACGACGAGCAACTGCGCAACTACGGCGGCGACACGCTGAAGAAGACCCACGACGTGGCGCTCGCGCTGATCCAGCAGCGTTACGGCAAGGCCCCCACGCGCGCGTACTTCCTCGGTACTTCGACCGGCGGCCGCGACGCGCTCAGCTATATCCAGCGCTGGCCGACCGACTACACGGGCGTGATCGCCAACGAGCCCGCGCTCAACTACACGGGCACGCGCCTCTCCAACGTTGCACTGGGCCGCGCGCTGTACCTCAACGGCGGTGCCGGCTGGCTCAACCTGAACAAGACGCTGCTCGTGCAGAACGCGGTGATGTCCGCGTGCGACACGCTCGACGGTGTGGCCGACAAGGTCATCAGCAACGTCGAGGGCTGCCGCCTGAGCTCGATGCAGGTGCTGCAGAGCCTGCAATGTCCGGGCGGTACCGATACCGGCGACACCTGCCTCTCGCTCGCGCAGATCGCGACGGTCAAGGTCATCGAGCAGCCGCTGCAGCTTACCTATCCGCTCGCCAACGGTGTCACGGTGGCCGGCGGCTACAACATCCTCGAAGGCGCGCTGGTAGCGGGCCCGTTCACGACGCGCGACCTCGGCACGCGCGCGGTGCCCGGCAATCCGGCCACGACGGCGGACGCCAACATGTACGTGACGGGCGACCAGTGGACCAAGTACTTCGTCACGCGTAACGCGACGTTCGACACCCTGACGTTCGATCCGGCAAGCCCCGGCAGCTGGACCTCGCGCGTGCAGGATGTGTCCGCGCAGACCGACGCGACGAATCCCAATATCGCGCCGTTCCTGTCCAATGGCGGCCGGCTGATCCTGCTGCACGGCCTGGCCGACGAGGTCATCAGCCCCAACTCGACGATTGCATGGTTCAAGGCCGTGACGACCACGGTGGGGCAGGCAGCCGTCGATCAGGGCATTCGTTTCTACACGGTCCCGGGCATGGGCCACGGCACCGGCAGCTTCGTGCCGGCATGGAATTCTCTGACCGCGCTCGAGAACTGGGTCGAGATGGGCGTGGCGCCGGGCACGATGCAGGTCATGGACACCAATGCGGGCACCTATGGCCGTACGCGTCCGCTGTGCCAGTACCCGGCATGGCCGAAGTTCAAGGGCGCGGGCAGTGCGGACGCCGCGATCAACTACACGTGCGAAGGCGCTTCCGGCGCGGTGCAGGCCTGTCTGAACATGCCGACGGTGGCTACCACGTGGAAGGGCGGCAACACGAACGGCGAAGAACTGTCCGTGCGCATCGACCCGGCCACGCTGCGTTACACGGTGACGATCGACGCCAGCCTGCAGCGTCCGGCCGCGACGGTGCGCACCGGCCAGCTTACGCTGCAGAGCGGCTGCACGTACAACAGCGACGAGAACGGCGCGCGCTTCACGCTGACCGGCGGCGGTGTGCTTGCCGGCGGTGTGGCACCCGCATCGGGTGGCGGCTTCCTGCCGCTGGTGGCATTCCAGAACACGACCTCCGACTACAAGGCCGTGGCGGACATCTACAACGTCAACGGCATCCTGAACACGGGCGGCACGGTATCGGTGGTCAACGGCTCGGCACGCATGCGCTCGTCGGCCGCAACGTGGCAGACGTGCAAGGATCCGGTCAACGGGTACATCGTCTATGACGCGGCCTGCGCGACGACGACCAAGGGCTATATCGCGTGGAACGCCTCGCGCAATGCGTTCGATGCATTCGATACGGGCGCGACCACGGGTACGACCGGCGGAACGGCCATCGGCTCGGTGGTGGGCGGCCTGGTCAACGGGACGCCGGTGCCGCTGATCCTGACGCGCAGCGCCACGTCGTTCGGCATGAGCGTCTATGCGAAGCAGACCGCCACGGCCGTGGGCTCGGCGGACGGCAACTTCCGCATGATGTCGACGGACGGCTCGCAGTTCGCTTCGCAGCTGGCCGGGACGTCGATCACGCGCGACGGCACCGCGGGCACGCTGACGTACAACCAGCCCGTGCTCGGCGTGATGACGGCCGGTGGCGGTGTCGCGGCGACCTACCTGAACAACGGCGGCCTGCTGTTCGGCTCGTTCGGCAACAAGTTCGAGATCGGGCTGCTGAACTGA